One region of Streptomyces subrutilus genomic DNA includes:
- a CDS encoding acetyl/propionyl/methylcrotonyl-CoA carboxylase subunit alpha: MRKVLIANRGEIAVRVARACRDAGIASVAVYADPDRDALHVRAADEAFALGGDTPAASYLDISKVLQAAADSGADAIHPGYGFLSENAEFAQAVLDAGLTWIGPPPQAIRDLGDKVAARHIAQRAGAPLVAGTPDPVSGSDEVVAFAKEHGLPIAIKAAFGGGGRGLKVARTLEEVPELYDSAVREAVAAFGRGECFVERYLDKPRHVETQCLADSHGNVVVVSTRDCSLQRRHQKLVEEAPAPFLTEAQNAELYAASKAILKEAGYVGAGTVEFLVSADGLISFLEVNTRLQVEHPVTEEVSGIDLVREMFRIADGEELGYGDPVLRGHSIEFRINGEDPGRGFLPAPGTVTKFAPPSGPGVRLDAGVESGSVIGPAWDSLLAKLIVTGATREQALQRAARALAEFEIEGMATALPFHRAVVTDPAFAPADGNPFTVYTRWIETEFVNEIPAFAAPAAEDTEDEPGRETVVVEVGGKRLEVSLPSSLGMTLARTAAAGGAKPKRRAAKKSGPAASGDTLASPMQGTIVKVAVEEGQRVEEGELIVVLEAMKMEQPLNAHRAGTIVGLTAEVGASLTSGAPICEIKD, translated from the coding sequence GTGCGCAAGGTGCTCATCGCCAACCGTGGCGAAATCGCTGTCCGCGTTGCTCGGGCCTGCCGGGACGCCGGGATCGCGAGCGTAGCCGTCTACGCCGATCCGGACCGGGACGCTCTGCACGTCCGCGCGGCCGACGAAGCTTTCGCGTTGGGCGGTGACACCCCGGCCGCCAGCTACCTGGACATCTCCAAGGTCCTCCAGGCCGCAGCCGATTCCGGCGCGGACGCCATCCATCCCGGATACGGCTTCCTCTCCGAGAACGCCGAATTCGCGCAGGCCGTGCTCGACGCCGGCCTGACCTGGATCGGTCCGCCGCCGCAGGCCATTCGCGACCTGGGTGACAAGGTCGCCGCCCGGCACATCGCCCAGCGCGCCGGCGCGCCGCTGGTCGCCGGCACCCCGGACCCGGTCTCCGGGTCCGACGAGGTCGTCGCCTTCGCCAAGGAGCACGGCCTGCCCATCGCCATCAAGGCGGCCTTCGGCGGCGGCGGCCGCGGCCTCAAGGTCGCCCGCACCCTCGAAGAGGTGCCGGAGCTCTACGACTCCGCCGTCCGCGAGGCCGTCGCCGCCTTCGGCCGCGGCGAGTGCTTCGTCGAGCGCTACCTCGACAAGCCGCGGCACGTCGAGACCCAGTGCCTAGCCGACAGCCACGGCAACGTGGTCGTCGTATCCACCCGTGACTGCTCCCTGCAGCGCCGCCACCAGAAGCTGGTCGAGGAGGCCCCCGCGCCGTTCCTCACCGAGGCGCAGAACGCGGAGCTGTACGCGGCCTCCAAGGCGATCCTGAAGGAGGCCGGCTACGTCGGCGCCGGCACGGTCGAGTTCCTCGTCTCCGCCGACGGCCTGATCTCCTTCCTGGAGGTCAACACCCGTCTGCAGGTCGAGCACCCGGTGACCGAGGAGGTCTCCGGCATCGACCTGGTCCGGGAGATGTTCCGCATCGCCGACGGCGAGGAGCTGGGCTACGGGGACCCCGTCCTGCGCGGCCACTCCATCGAGTTCCGCATCAACGGCGAGGACCCGGGCCGCGGCTTCCTGCCGGCGCCGGGAACCGTGACGAAGTTCGCCCCGCCCTCGGGTCCGGGCGTCCGCCTCGACGCGGGCGTGGAGTCCGGCTCGGTCATCGGCCCGGCCTGGGACTCCCTCCTCGCCAAGCTGATCGTCACCGGCGCCACCCGTGAGCAGGCGCTCCAGCGCGCCGCCCGCGCCCTCGCCGAGTTCGAGATCGAGGGCATGGCCACCGCCCTCCCGTTCCACCGCGCCGTCGTCACCGACCCGGCCTTCGCCCCCGCCGACGGGAACCCGTTCACCGTCTACACCCGGTGGATCGAGACCGAGTTCGTCAACGAGATCCCGGCGTTCGCGGCCCCGGCCGCGGAGGACACCGAGGACGAGCCGGGCCGCGAGACGGTGGTCGTCGAGGTCGGCGGCAAGCGCCTCGAGGTCTCGCTGCCGTCGTCCCTGGGCATGACCCTGGCCCGCACGGCCGCCGCCGGCGGCGCCAAGCCCAAGCGCCGCGCGGCCAAGAAGTCGGGCCCGGCCGCCTCCGGCGACACCCTGGCCTCCCCGATGCAGGGCACGATCGTCAAGGTCGCGGTCGAGGAGGGCCAGCGGGTCGAGGAGGGCGAGCTGATCGTCGTACTCGAGGCCATGAAGATGGAGCAGCCCCTCAACGCCCACCGCGCGGGCACCATCGTCGGCCTGACCGCCGAGGTCGGCGCGTCCCTCACCTCGGGCGCCCCGATCTGCGAGATCAAGGACTGA
- the mmpB gene encoding morphogenic membrane protein MmpB, with protein sequence MLWSDPENEPPKDMRDAQAMIRRMTVVLALAMLVGVYVLGVGHF encoded by the coding sequence ATGCTCTGGTCCGACCCTGAGAACGAGCCGCCGAAGGACATGCGCGACGCGCAGGCGATGATCCGGCGGATGACGGTGGTGCTCGCCCTCGCCATGCTCGTGGGCGTCTACGTGCTGGGCGTGGGCCACTTCTGA
- a CDS encoding acyl-CoA carboxylase subunit beta has product MSQPSEPIDMHTTAGKIADLQRRIDEATHAGSARAVEKQHAKGKLTARERVALLLDEGSFVELDEFARHRSTAFGLEKTRPYGDGVVTGYGTVDGRPVAVFSQDFTVFGGALGEVYGQKIMKVMDFALKTGCPLVGINDSGGARIQEGVSALGMYGEIFRRNVHASGVIPQISLIVGPCAGGAVYSPAITDFTVMVDQTSHMFITGPDVIKTVTGEDVGFEELGGARTHNSTSGVAHHMAGDEKDAIEYVKSLLAYLPSNNLSEPPAFPEEADTEVSDTDRELDVLIPDSANQPYDMHTVIEHVLDDAEFLETQSLFAPNILTGFGRVEGHPVGIVANQPMQFAGCLDINASEKAARFVRTCDAFNIPVLTFVDVPGFLPGTDQEYNGIIRRGAKLIYAYAEATVPLITVITRKAFGGAYDVMGSKHLGADLNLAWPTAQIAVMGAQGAVNILHRRAIAEADDVEETRARLIAEYEDTLLNPYTAAERGYVDAVTMPSETRAHVVKGLRQLRTKRESLPPKKHGNIPL; this is encoded by the coding sequence ATGTCACAACCGTCAGAGCCGATCGACATGCACACCACCGCGGGCAAGATCGCGGATCTGCAGCGCCGCATCGACGAGGCCACCCACGCCGGATCCGCGCGTGCCGTGGAGAAGCAGCACGCCAAGGGCAAGCTGACGGCGCGTGAGCGGGTGGCCCTGCTGCTGGACGAAGGCTCCTTCGTCGAGCTGGACGAGTTCGCCCGGCACCGCTCCACCGCCTTCGGCCTGGAGAAGACCCGTCCGTACGGCGACGGCGTCGTCACCGGCTACGGCACGGTGGACGGCCGCCCGGTCGCCGTGTTCTCGCAGGACTTCACCGTCTTCGGCGGAGCCCTCGGCGAGGTCTACGGCCAGAAGATCATGAAGGTCATGGACTTCGCCCTGAAGACCGGCTGCCCGCTGGTCGGGATCAACGACTCCGGCGGCGCCCGCATCCAGGAGGGCGTGAGCGCCCTGGGCATGTACGGGGAGATCTTCCGCCGCAACGTCCACGCGTCGGGCGTGATCCCGCAGATCAGCCTGATCGTCGGGCCCTGCGCGGGCGGCGCCGTGTACTCGCCCGCCATCACCGACTTCACGGTCATGGTCGACCAGACCTCGCACATGTTCATCACCGGCCCGGACGTCATCAAGACGGTCACCGGCGAGGACGTGGGCTTCGAGGAGCTGGGCGGGGCCCGGACGCACAACAGCACCTCCGGCGTCGCGCACCACATGGCGGGCGACGAGAAGGACGCCATCGAGTACGTGAAGTCGCTCCTCGCGTACCTGCCGTCGAACAACCTCTCCGAGCCGCCCGCCTTCCCCGAGGAGGCGGACACCGAGGTCAGCGACACCGACCGCGAGCTCGACGTGCTGATCCCGGACAGCGCGAACCAGCCGTACGACATGCACACCGTGATCGAGCACGTGCTCGACGACGCGGAGTTCCTGGAGACGCAGTCCCTCTTCGCGCCGAACATCCTGACCGGCTTCGGCCGGGTCGAGGGCCACCCGGTGGGCATCGTCGCCAACCAGCCGATGCAGTTCGCCGGCTGCCTGGACATCAACGCCTCCGAGAAGGCGGCGAGGTTCGTCCGGACGTGCGACGCCTTCAACATCCCGGTGCTGACGTTCGTGGACGTACCGGGCTTCCTGCCGGGCACGGACCAGGAGTACAACGGCATCATCCGGCGCGGCGCGAAGCTGATCTACGCGTACGCGGAGGCCACCGTCCCCCTGATCACCGTCATCACCCGCAAGGCCTTCGGCGGCGCCTACGACGTCATGGGCTCCAAGCACCTCGGCGCGGACCTGAACCTGGCCTGGCCGACCGCGCAGATCGCCGTCATGGGAGCGCAGGGAGCCGTGAACATCCTGCACCGCCGCGCCATCGCGGAGGCGGATGATGTGGAGGAGACCCGGGCGCGGCTCATCGCCGAGTACGAGGACACGCTGCTGAACCCGTACACGGCCGCCGAGCGCGGTTACGTCGATGCGGTGACCATGCCGTCCGAGACCCGGGCGCACGTGGTGAAGGGGCTGAGGCAGCTGCGCACCAAGCGGGAGTCCCTGCCGCCGAAGAAGCACGGCAACATCCCCCTCTAG
- a CDS encoding acyl-CoA carboxylase epsilon subunit, whose protein sequence is MVIKVVKGNPTAEELAAALAVVQARAAALASVPPGAPRVADEWSAPARVARRRLPQPGPRAWGRTYWPG, encoded by the coding sequence GTGGTGATCAAGGTCGTCAAGGGCAATCCGACCGCGGAGGAGCTGGCCGCCGCACTGGCGGTGGTCCAAGCGCGCGCGGCGGCACTGGCTTCGGTGCCGCCGGGCGCGCCCCGGGTGGCGGACGAGTGGTCGGCGCCGGCCCGGGTGGCGCGCCGCCGGCTGCCGCAGCCGGGGCCGCGCGCGTGGGGCCGTACGTACTGGCCCGGATAG
- a CDS encoding FG-GAP-like repeat-containing protein, which yields MRPFPTRPRVAGPPSRRAPVLTLATALVATLIGSAAAVPAAAAPAADKPKAAAPTEAEATAKAGAEAKRTGKRVEITAKRTENEEIWANPDGSFTAEQSLVPTRVYRSGKLVPLDTGLQKLKDGRVAPKATRSELTFSGGGNAPLVTMRKDGRDLTLTWPKPLPAPTLDGNSATYAEVLKGVDLRVAADATGFSHQLIVKTREAAANPALASLDFGLKGNGVTLRKEQNGELKALDPAGQPLFTSVKPQMWDSGADQPVPAIPAAAAKSFSESALKPSAGAQAAPAAGTPDPAVVDRVPAVDGISLRSKEADLGVDLKGDKLTLTTDRKLLTAPDTKFPVVIDPKWRDDWKSAWALAYKHNGIAGSAGNSYWNGGNLSNDARVGCAKDRDYGYAVVCAKTFFQIGMGDLAGKQILDATFRIQQRHAGSWNCQSGDIQIWDTETITGSTSWNNQPAWKRMVDSSSQSYGGRNCTSDGSLLELDVTSAVGDAARWNWPAWTMGLKSSNDTVDVSWRKMNPDSARISTRYNTLPNAPTDRSMQPEVACQGGVIGKTDMVELRARISDAEDNGLKAEFHYWNADDYGTLKASKIDVASGGVALLRVPLSELTANSYRWDVRGLDEAGAGPWAGQCVFSIDRSRPSALPGVTSAQFPENDDVNTAYARTEGTFALSNGGVSDVTQYQWYTAGDPTVRTVTAAANGAAQIKYTPNAAGPHALYVRSLDAAGNRSDVKPYHFYAKRKAERDKHGDLNGDGIIDIWSVDPGSGRLWMVPGKGNGTFGEPRLVDKGNFANAVSLSQWGSFGEDYYEDLVVLRPADDDATNNKLYVYRGAGDGTLQDPEAHRIELTARNNVHWAQAQQALAIGSVNDDNLDGKIGEDDHPDMLVKENGTLWLYFGTGGASLLPRNLPPVPLGNADWQNMTLIAPGDLNGDTLPEIWARDKTTGKIHQYTSRKATDSASPAALDLTVYGDPAVRTSAIASGFTGSAFPNLHSLGDFEKDGFADLWSRNASGVVNKYPGRQPLDGSVFGSAVQVAVSGTPWSECAYVDSATSTAQVKLCGPILAKFKAKGGVTHFGKPSGNVTETADGGRFVHLRTNGAASDNASIYWHPSTGAWLTMNAIRQKWMSLGAEKSFLGYPTSDENLTFDQVGWFSTFTGSGGSGAIYWAPETGPWSLHGTIYSKYLATGGPGGWLGYPTTDEVNHSDGIGRYNHFRHRKETYDTASIYWTTETQKAWSVRGAIRQKWVSLGAEKSFLGYPQSDEYDVAGGPREDFKGGYIRHNRTTGATVEHKPGDRTAHLRNDLAGDFNGDGRSDMATVYDFGSGTTALYVLPASEGGGFLAPVLAFNSGAGNFSAGNAQWVAGDFNADGRDDLAALYDYGDGDGPNGLFTFLGQADGTFKSLPRSAYVGAGNWDAFKAKLVAGDFNGDGRDDVAMFYDHGGSTGAHTFLSKPDGTFNPSFGSWRSGNGNWYWNESKQVAGDFNGDGRDDILALYGHGDGSVEAYTLLGKPDGGLADPVKSWNRKPGDWSYSASKLTSGDYNGDGRADAAIMFDYGLGRSALFTLTGKPDGGINEDFVSWTRPAGWFAFNLGNLVSGDTDKDGRDDLSVMYNAANGATLAYTFKARPDGGFNDHLRSWEAPPGTW from the coding sequence GTGAGACCCTTCCCGACGCGTCCGCGCGTCGCCGGCCCGCCCTCCCGCAGGGCACCGGTACTCACCCTGGCGACCGCCCTGGTCGCCACCCTGATCGGCAGCGCGGCCGCGGTGCCGGCGGCCGCGGCGCCCGCCGCGGACAAGCCCAAGGCCGCGGCGCCCACCGAGGCGGAGGCCACCGCCAAGGCGGGCGCCGAGGCCAAGCGCACCGGCAAGCGCGTCGAGATCACCGCGAAGCGCACGGAGAACGAGGAGATCTGGGCCAACCCGGACGGTTCCTTCACCGCCGAGCAGTCGCTGGTCCCGACGAGGGTCTACCGCAGCGGCAAGCTGGTCCCCCTGGACACGGGCCTGCAGAAGTTGAAGGACGGGCGGGTCGCGCCGAAGGCGACCCGCAGCGAGCTCACCTTCTCCGGCGGCGGCAACGCCCCGCTCGTCACCATGCGCAAGGACGGCCGGGACCTCACCCTCACCTGGCCGAAGCCGCTGCCCGCGCCCACGCTGGACGGCAACAGCGCTACGTACGCCGAAGTTCTCAAGGGCGTGGACCTGCGGGTCGCCGCGGACGCGACCGGCTTCTCGCACCAGCTCATCGTGAAGACCCGCGAGGCCGCGGCCAATCCGGCACTCGCCTCCCTCGACTTCGGGCTCAAGGGCAACGGTGTCACCCTGCGCAAGGAGCAGAACGGCGAGCTGAAAGCCCTCGACCCCGCGGGCCAGCCGCTGTTCACCTCCGTCAAGCCGCAGATGTGGGACTCCGGCGCGGACCAGCCCGTGCCCGCCATCCCGGCGGCCGCGGCCAAGTCGTTCTCCGAGTCCGCCCTCAAGCCCTCCGCGGGCGCCCAGGCCGCCCCGGCGGCGGGCACGCCCGATCCTGCGGTCGTCGACCGGGTCCCTGCCGTCGACGGCATCTCGCTGCGCAGCAAGGAGGCCGACCTCGGCGTCGACCTCAAGGGCGACAAGCTCACCCTCACCACGGACCGGAAGCTCCTGACGGCGCCGGACACCAAGTTCCCGGTCGTCATCGACCCCAAGTGGCGGGACGACTGGAAGTCGGCCTGGGCGCTCGCCTACAAGCACAACGGGATCGCCGGCTCGGCGGGCAACTCGTACTGGAACGGCGGGAACCTCAGCAACGACGCCCGCGTCGGCTGCGCGAAAGACCGGGACTACGGCTATGCGGTGGTCTGCGCGAAGACGTTCTTCCAGATCGGCATGGGCGACCTGGCCGGCAAGCAGATCCTCGACGCCACCTTCCGCATCCAGCAGAGGCACGCGGGTTCCTGGAACTGCCAGTCCGGTGACATCCAGATCTGGGACACCGAGACCATCACCGGCAGCACCAGCTGGAACAACCAGCCGGCCTGGAAGCGCATGGTCGACTCCTCCAGCCAGTCCTACGGCGGCCGCAACTGCACCAGTGACGGCTCCCTCCTGGAACTGGACGTGACCTCCGCGGTCGGCGACGCCGCCCGCTGGAACTGGCCCGCCTGGACCATGGGCCTGAAGTCCTCCAACGACACGGTCGACGTCTCCTGGCGCAAGATGAACCCGGACAGCGCCCGCATCTCGACCCGGTACAACACGCTGCCGAACGCCCCGACCGACCGCTCGATGCAGCCGGAAGTGGCCTGCCAGGGCGGCGTGATCGGCAAGACCGACATGGTCGAGCTGCGCGCCCGTATCAGCGACGCCGAGGACAACGGCCTGAAGGCCGAGTTCCACTACTGGAACGCCGACGACTACGGCACTCTCAAGGCGTCCAAGATCGATGTGGCCAGCGGCGGTGTCGCCCTCCTGCGGGTCCCGCTCAGCGAGCTCACCGCCAACTCCTACCGGTGGGACGTACGCGGTCTCGACGAGGCCGGCGCGGGCCCCTGGGCCGGCCAGTGCGTGTTCTCCATCGACCGCAGCCGCCCCAGTGCGCTGCCGGGCGTCACCTCGGCCCAGTTCCCGGAGAACGACGACGTCAACACCGCCTACGCGCGCACCGAGGGCACCTTCGCCCTGAGCAACGGCGGGGTCTCCGACGTCACCCAGTACCAGTGGTACACGGCGGGCGACCCGACCGTCCGCACGGTCACCGCGGCGGCCAACGGCGCGGCACAGATCAAGTACACCCCGAACGCGGCCGGTCCGCACGCCCTCTACGTCCGGAGCCTCGACGCGGCGGGCAACCGCTCCGACGTGAAGCCGTACCACTTCTACGCCAAGCGCAAGGCCGAGCGCGACAAGCACGGTGACCTCAACGGCGACGGCATCATCGACATCTGGAGCGTGGACCCGGGATCGGGCCGCCTGTGGATGGTGCCGGGCAAGGGCAACGGCACCTTCGGCGAGCCCCGGCTGGTCGACAAGGGCAACTTCGCCAACGCCGTCTCGCTGAGCCAGTGGGGGAGCTTCGGCGAGGACTACTACGAGGACCTTGTCGTCCTGCGGCCCGCGGACGACGACGCCACCAACAACAAGCTGTACGTCTACCGGGGCGCGGGTGACGGCACCCTCCAGGACCCCGAGGCCCACCGGATCGAGCTGACGGCACGCAACAACGTCCACTGGGCCCAGGCCCAGCAGGCGCTGGCCATCGGCAGCGTCAACGACGACAACCTGGACGGGAAGATCGGGGAGGACGACCACCCCGACATGCTCGTGAAGGAGAACGGCACCCTCTGGCTGTACTTCGGTACCGGCGGGGCCAGCCTGCTGCCGCGCAACCTGCCGCCCGTCCCCCTCGGCAACGCCGACTGGCAGAACATGACCCTGATCGCCCCCGGCGACCTCAACGGCGACACGCTGCCGGAGATCTGGGCCCGTGACAAGACCACCGGCAAGATCCACCAGTACACCAGCCGCAAGGCCACCGACAGCGCGTCACCGGCCGCCCTCGACCTGACGGTGTACGGCGACCCCGCCGTCCGCACGAGCGCCATCGCCTCCGGCTTCACCGGCTCGGCCTTCCCGAACCTGCACAGCCTCGGCGACTTCGAGAAGGACGGCTTCGCCGACCTGTGGTCGCGCAACGCCAGCGGCGTCGTCAACAAGTACCCCGGCCGTCAGCCGCTCGACGGATCCGTCTTCGGGTCGGCCGTCCAGGTCGCCGTGAGCGGCACGCCCTGGAGCGAGTGCGCGTACGTCGACTCCGCCACGTCCACCGCCCAGGTCAAGCTGTGCGGGCCGATCCTGGCCAAGTTCAAGGCCAAGGGCGGTGTCACGCACTTCGGCAAGCCCTCGGGCAACGTCACCGAGACGGCTGACGGCGGCCGGTTCGTGCACCTGCGCACGAACGGTGCCGCCAGCGACAACGCCTCGATCTACTGGCACCCGAGCACCGGTGCCTGGCTGACCATGAACGCCATCCGCCAGAAGTGGATGTCGCTCGGCGCCGAGAAGAGCTTCCTCGGCTACCCGACCTCCGACGAGAACCTCACCTTCGACCAGGTCGGCTGGTTCTCCACCTTCACCGGATCCGGCGGCAGCGGCGCCATCTACTGGGCGCCCGAGACCGGCCCCTGGTCCCTCCACGGCACCATCTACAGCAAGTACCTCGCGACCGGCGGCCCCGGCGGCTGGCTCGGCTACCCGACCACCGACGAGGTCAACCACTCCGACGGCATCGGCCGCTACAACCACTTCCGGCACCGCAAGGAGACCTACGACACCGCCTCCATCTACTGGACGACCGAGACCCAGAAGGCCTGGTCCGTGCGCGGTGCCATCCGCCAGAAGTGGGTGAGCCTCGGCGCCGAGAAGAGCTTCCTGGGCTACCCGCAGTCCGACGAGTACGACGTCGCCGGCGGCCCCCGCGAGGACTTCAAGGGCGGCTACATCCGGCACAACCGCACCACCGGCGCCACCGTCGAGCACAAGCCGGGCGACCGCACCGCCCACCTGCGCAACGACCTGGCCGGTGACTTCAACGGCGACGGCCGCTCCGACATGGCCACCGTGTACGACTTCGGCAGCGGCACCACCGCGCTCTACGTCCTGCCCGCCAGCGAGGGCGGCGGTTTCCTGGCGCCCGTCCTCGCCTTCAACAGCGGCGCCGGCAACTTCAGCGCCGGCAACGCGCAGTGGGTCGCCGGTGACTTCAACGCCGACGGCCGCGACGACCTGGCCGCGTTGTACGACTACGGCGACGGCGACGGCCCCAACGGCCTGTTCACCTTCCTCGGCCAGGCGGACGGGACCTTCAAGTCCTTGCCGCGCAGTGCCTACGTCGGCGCGGGCAACTGGGACGCGTTCAAGGCGAAGCTGGTCGCCGGCGACTTCAACGGCGACGGCCGCGACGACGTGGCCATGTTCTACGACCACGGCGGCTCGACCGGCGCCCACACCTTCCTGTCCAAGCCGGACGGCACGTTCAACCCCTCCTTCGGCAGCTGGCGGTCGGGCAACGGCAACTGGTACTGGAACGAGTCCAAGCAGGTCGCGGGCGACTTCAACGGCGACGGCCGTGACGACATCCTCGCCCTGTACGGCCACGGCGACGGATCCGTCGAGGCGTACACGCTGCTCGGCAAGCCCGACGGCGGCCTCGCGGACCCCGTGAAGTCGTGGAACCGAAAGCCGGGTGACTGGTCGTACAGCGCCAGCAAGCTCACCTCGGGCGACTACAACGGCGACGGCCGTGCCGACGCCGCCATCATGTTCGACTACGGCCTTGGCCGCTCGGCCCTGTTCACGCTGACGGGCAAGCCCGACGGCGGGATCAACGAGGACTTCGTGAGCTGGACCCGTCCGGCGGGGTGGTTCGCGTTCAACCTCGGCAACTTGGTCTCCGGTGACACGGACAAGGACGGCCGCGACGACCTCTCGGTCATGTACAACGCCGCCAACGGCGCGACCTTGGCCTACACGTTCAAGGCCCGTCCCGACGGTGGCTTCAACGACCACCTGAGGAGCTGGGAGGCGCCGCCGGGCACCTGGTAG
- a CDS encoding nucleoside triphosphate pyrophosphatase, translating to MTAEPRPLVLASASPARLNLLRQAGLAPHVIVSGFDEDTLDHDEPAQLALALAEAKAGVVAALEEAAGALVIGCDSVLELDGEALGKPADATEAAARWKAMRGRAGVLRTGHCVIDTVSGRQVSATASTTVRFGEPTDAEVAAYVASGEPLHVAGAFTLDGLSAPFIEGIDGDHGNVIGLSLPLLRSLLGELGVSITDLWA from the coding sequence ATGACTGCCGAACCGCGCCCGCTCGTCCTCGCCTCCGCCTCCCCCGCCCGGCTGAACCTGCTGCGGCAGGCCGGGCTCGCCCCGCACGTGATCGTCAGCGGCTTCGACGAGGACACGCTGGACCACGACGAGCCGGCCCAGCTGGCGCTGGCACTGGCCGAGGCGAAGGCGGGGGTGGTGGCGGCCCTGGAGGAGGCCGCGGGCGCCCTGGTGATCGGCTGCGACTCGGTGCTGGAGCTGGACGGCGAGGCGCTGGGCAAGCCGGCGGACGCGACGGAGGCCGCGGCCCGCTGGAAGGCGATGCGCGGGCGGGCGGGCGTCCTGCGCACCGGGCACTGCGTGATCGACACGGTCAGCGGACGTCAGGTCTCGGCGACGGCCTCCACGACGGTGCGCTTCGGCGAGCCGACGGACGCGGAGGTCGCCGCGTACGTGGCCAGCGGCGAGCCGCTGCACGTGGCCGGCGCGTTCACCCTGGACGGGCTGTCGGCGCCGTTCATCGAGGGCATCGACGGGGACCACGGCAACGTGATCGGGCTGTCGCTGCCGCTGCTGCGCTCACTGCTGGGCGAACTGGGTGTGTCCATCACGGATTTGTGGGCCTGA